The following are encoded together in the Actinoplanes sp. N902-109 genome:
- a CDS encoding MarR family winged helix-turn-helix transcriptional regulator, whose protein sequence is MAVDPLTVDWSPEQTITMQRLRDWAVSFAELNQHLATWMGLPTSDANALGHIVWAAEDNRPLSPADLSRQIGMTSGATTVLLNRLEAAGHIRRSREHADRRRVTLRPEPAAREQARAFLAEAGAEIAEVLLTTDPGELRLVAAFVDRITAASVAGDKRLQRR, encoded by the coding sequence ATGGCAGTGGATCCGCTCACCGTCGACTGGTCGCCCGAGCAGACGATCACGATGCAGCGGCTGCGCGACTGGGCGGTCAGTTTCGCCGAGCTCAACCAGCATCTGGCGACGTGGATGGGCCTGCCGACCTCGGACGCGAACGCGCTCGGCCACATCGTCTGGGCGGCCGAGGACAACCGGCCGCTGTCCCCGGCGGACCTCTCCCGCCAGATCGGCATGACCTCCGGCGCGACCACCGTGCTGCTCAACCGGCTGGAGGCGGCGGGCCACATCCGCCGCAGCCGGGAACACGCCGACCGGCGCCGGGTCACGCTGCGGCCCGAACCCGCGGCCCGCGAGCAGGCGCGCGCCTTCCTCGCCGAGGCCGGCGCCGAGATCGCCGAGGTCCTGCTGACCACCGACCCCGGGGAACTGCGCCTGGTCGCCGCGTTCGTGGACCGCATCACCGCGGCGAGCGTCGCGGGCGACAAACGCCTGCAGCGACGATAG